A region from the Bacteroidia bacterium genome encodes:
- the ccsA gene encoding cytochrome c biogenesis protein CcsA — MELILNFKYIALPVIIIWIIGVILSLFSDKKLIVNIGNAFVLLGIFSLSIFISILWIKLERAPMRTLGETRLWYSLFLSIIGTIMYYKWKVKWSITFSILLSILFLAVNLIHPENFQKTLMPALQSYWFVPHVIVYIFAYAILGAATLLAIKGLILAYKKRFDNIIITYADNLVYIGFSFLTFGLLFGALWAKEAWGSYWTWDPKETWSFITWLLYLLYIHYRYFNRKAEKTPLWLLSLAFLFLMICWFGINYLPTAANSVHTYSQG, encoded by the coding sequence ATGGAATTAATATTAAACTTCAAATATATTGCATTACCTGTAATAATAATATGGATAATTGGTGTTATACTTTCATTATTTTCAGATAAAAAATTAATTGTTAATATTGGGAATGCATTTGTTTTACTGGGAATTTTTTCACTAAGTATTTTTATCAGTATTCTTTGGATTAAGCTTGAAAGAGCACCAATGCGCACTTTAGGTGAAACAAGATTATGGTATTCATTATTTCTTTCGATAATAGGAACTATTATGTACTATAAATGGAAAGTTAAATGGAGTATTACTTTTAGCATATTGTTATCGATTTTGTTTTTAGCGGTAAATTTAATACATCCCGAAAATTTTCAAAAAACACTAATGCCTGCATTACAAAGCTATTGGTTTGTTCCGCATGTAATAGTTTATATTTTTGCTTATGCAATTTTAGGTGCAGCAACTTTGCTTGCAATAAAAGGGCTTATATTGGCTTATAAAAAAAGATTTGACAATATAATTATTACTTATGCTGACAATTTAGTTTACATAGGTTTTTCATTTCTTACTTTCGGTTTGTTATTCGGGGCTTTATGGGCAAAAGAGGCATGGGGAAGTTACTGGACATGGGACCCAAAAGAGACATGGTCTTTTATTACATGGCTGCTATATTTATTATACATTCACTACAGATATTTTAATCGTAAAGCAGAAAAAACTCCCCTTTGGTTATTATCACTTGCATTTCTTTTTTTAATGATTTGCTGGTTCGGAATTAATTATCTTCCTACCGCTGCCAATAGTGTTCACACATATTCCCAAGGTTAA
- a CDS encoding cytochrome c biogenesis protein ResB translates to MNFWKLPWSYKQSFIVSIIMFLIGVLIETINKGNGISPPPFPINLFLGGLILLIILLLYVSKDNSFVKWLSSVPAAISAISTYTGIILIMGFIPQINNQNKFLEIVGFSHIASSWEFLLCSLQLIIILGLVTIKRLSPFTFKNFSFFLNHAGLWIILVSGSLGVSDMQRVYIPAYYNIKTNTGNNTKTDETIKLPFTIELIKFKIEDYNPEIVLINNKTKETITESSITKNIKKGTLINISNYKIKVDTFYNSAFHNQNSYTPMDIEGSSPAAFITVYNNKTNDSISGWISSQNLQFPAKNLKLNDSISAYFTIPQPKRFSSILKITNENNIEKTILIEVNKPFKIGQWELYQTSYELEKGRWSTYSGIEAVKDNWLYAVYTGIFMIIAGAVLLFWQVKRK, encoded by the coding sequence ATGAATTTCTGGAAGCTTCCATGGTCATATAAACAGAGTTTTATTGTTTCCATTATTATGTTTCTAATTGGAGTATTAATAGAAACAATAAATAAAGGAAATGGTATAAGCCCCCCTCCTTTTCCAATAAATTTATTTCTTGGCGGATTAATACTTTTAATAATTCTATTATTATATGTTTCTAAAGACAACAGTTTTGTTAAATGGCTCTCATCTGTTCCTGCAGCAATTTCTGCAATATCGACTTACACTGGAATTATTTTAATAATGGGATTTATTCCTCAAATAAATAATCAAAATAAATTTTTAGAAATCGTAGGATTCTCACACATTGCTTCAAGCTGGGAATTTCTTCTATGCTCTTTACAATTAATAATTATATTAGGTTTAGTTACAATAAAAAGATTATCTCCTTTTACTTTTAAAAATTTTTCATTCTTTTTAAATCATGCAGGTTTATGGATTATTTTAGTTAGTGGTTCGCTTGGAGTTAGCGACATGCAAAGAGTTTATATTCCTGCTTATTACAACATAAAAACAAATACCGGGAACAACACTAAAACAGATGAAACAATCAAACTACCTTTTACTATTGAACTTATTAAATTTAAAATTGAAGATTATAACCCTGAAATTGTTTTAATAAACAATAAAACAAAAGAGACTATAACAGAGAGCAGCATAACAAAGAATATAAAAAAAGGCACATTAATCAATATTTCCAACTATAAAATTAAAGTAGACACATTTTATAATTCTGCATTTCATAATCAAAATTCATATACGCCAATGGATATTGAGGGTTCTTCGCCTGCAGCATTTATTACAGTTTATAACAATAAAACTAATGATTCAATCTCAGGATGGATATCAAGCCAGAATCTACAATTTCCTGCAAAAAATTTAAAATTAAATGATAGCATTTCGGCTTATTTTACAATACCTCAACCAAAGAGATTTAGCTCAATTCTAAAAATAACAAATGAAAATAATATCGAAAAAACAATACTTATTGAAGTAAATAAGCCTTTTAAAATAGGTCAATGGGAATTATATCAAACAAGCTATGAATTGGAAAAAGGCAGATGGTCAACTTATTCTGGAATTGAGGCAGTAAAAGATAATTGGTTATATGCTGTTTATACTGGAATTTTTATGATAATAGCAGGAGCAGTTTTATTATTCTGGCAGGTAAAACGAAAATAA
- a CDS encoding YceI family protein: MKTINLFFVAMFIAFAVNAQSTKWEFDGAHSSVNFSLEHMVISEVTGQFTKFEGNVFSDKPDFSDAKINFVIDATSINTDNEMRDKHLKSADFFETDKFPLATFKSTSFKKVDAKNYKLTGDFTMHGVTKSITLDVIYGGTAVDGYKNTKAGFKISGKLNRKDYGLNWSSLTESGGLMVGEDVTFTCRVELAKAK, translated from the coding sequence ATGAAAACAATAAATTTATTCTTTGTAGCAATGTTTATAGCATTTGCAGTAAATGCACAATCAACAAAATGGGAATTTGACGGTGCTCATTCATCGGTTAATTTTAGTCTTGAGCATATGGTAATTTCTGAAGTTACCGGACAGTTTACAAAATTTGAGGGAAATGTTTTTAGCGATAAACCTGATTTTTCAGATGCTAAAATCAATTTTGTAATTGATGCTACAAGTATAAATACCGATAATGAGATGCGTGATAAACACTTGAAGAGTGCAGATTTTTTTGAAACTGATAAATTCCCGTTAGCAACATTTAAAAGCACTTCATTTAAAAAAGTTGATGCAAAAAATTACAAACTTACCGGTGATTTTACAATGCATGGTGTAACAAAATCGATAACTTTAGATGTAATTTATGGTGGAACAGCTGTTGATGGATACAAAAACACAAAAGCTGGTTTTAAAATTTCGGGTAAATTAAATCGTAAGGATTATGGTTTAAACTGGAGTTCGTTAACAGAATCTGGTGGTTTAATGGTTGGTGAAGATGTTACTTTTACTTGTAGAGTTGAGTTAGCAAAAGCTAAATAA
- a CDS encoding MarR family transcriptional regulator — MKIEDEIKGRFRNEYHKGMINLTYTTNHLSYKFLQFLKRHDVTEQQYNILRVLRGFNEGPSTIGFLKERMLDKSSDVSRIIDKLYERKLVERSENKEDRRQKDVRITDEGLKLLSRMDCIEMEVDKLLKKLTEDEVVTLNRLLDKIRS, encoded by the coding sequence ATGAAAATTGAAGATGAAATAAAAGGAAGATTCCGGAATGAATATCATAAAGGAATGATTAATTTAACTTATACAACAAACCATTTAAGTTATAAATTTCTTCAGTTTCTTAAAAGGCATGATGTAACCGAGCAACAGTATAATATTTTACGTGTTTTGCGTGGATTTAATGAAGGTCCCTCAACCATTGGTTTTTTAAAGGAAAGAATGCTGGATAAAAGTTCAGATGTAAGTCGTATTATTGATAAGCTTTACGAAAGAAAACTTGTTGAACGATCCGAAAATAAAGAAGACCGGCGACAAAAAGATGTGCGAATTACAGATGAAGGCTTGAAGTTATTAAGCAGAATGGATTGTATAGAAATGGAAGTTGATAAGCTACTTAAGAAATTAACTGAAGATGAAGTTGTAACATTAAACAGATTATTGGATAAAATAAGATCATAG
- a CDS encoding OmpA family protein, with translation MAFKKLLVFAIFMHFVLTSYCQNLINNGDFEVPGCDTVTCMTLINRAKWYNTSELHGALYFTTNNFNATLSAKKNVYGSQLPHKGNNYLGLYNNSHLYTSLIKSLKKDSLYCFTMYVSMAEKSASKGEFGVYFAKTIEKGTENEITPIAYCKPNFDVILQATDTSDWVRVCGTYKSKGGEKYLVIGNFKSIYKNNSKTFIFVDDISLEQVPKDNFICCLEELHIKTGDTITLKQLLFKSSSVVIENSSYLELNRLVEYLKKFQELKIQINGHTDNVGKTESNIELSKNRAKSVYEYLINKGIKAERMQYDGFGSSKPIVPNITEENKAKNRRVEIVFAK, from the coding sequence ATGGCGTTTAAAAAATTATTGGTTTTTGCAATATTTATGCATTTTGTTTTAACAAGTTATTGCCAAAACCTTATAAATAACGGTGATTTTGAAGTCCCTGGTTGCGATACTGTGACTTGCATGACACTAATTAATAGGGCTAAATGGTATAACACATCTGAATTGCACGGAGCACTATACTTTACTACGAATAATTTTAATGCAACACTTTCAGCAAAAAAAAATGTTTATGGAAGTCAGTTACCTCATAAAGGAAATAATTATTTAGGTTTATACAATAATTCTCATTTATACACTTCTCTGATAAAATCACTAAAGAAAGACAGTTTATATTGTTTTACAATGTATGTTAGCATGGCAGAAAAAAGTGCATCAAAAGGTGAATTTGGTGTTTATTTTGCGAAAACGATTGAAAAAGGTACAGAAAATGAGATTACGCCAATTGCATATTGTAAACCAAATTTTGATGTAATACTTCAGGCAACTGATACCTCAGATTGGGTTCGAGTATGTGGAACATATAAATCAAAAGGAGGTGAAAAATATCTTGTGATAGGAAACTTTAAATCGATTTATAAAAACAATTCTAAGACATTTATTTTCGTCGATGATATTTCACTTGAACAAGTGCCAAAGGACAATTTTATATGCTGCCTTGAAGAATTACATATTAAAACTGGTGACACCATCACTTTAAAGCAATTGCTTTTTAAATCTTCTAGCGTCGTCATTGAAAACTCATCATATCTTGAACTTAATAGGCTAGTTGAATATTTGAAAAAGTTTCAAGAATTAAAAATTCAAATTAACGGGCATACTGATAATGTTGGTAAAACAGAAAGTAATATTGAACTTTCTAAAAACAGAGCAAAATCTGTATATGAATATTTAATAAACAAAGGTATAAAAGCAGAGCGAATGCAGTATGATGGTTTTGGCAGCTCTAAACCAATTGTGCCAAATATCACTGAGGAAAACAAAGCAAAAAACCGAAGAGTGGAAATTGTTTTCGCAAAATAA
- the gatE gene encoding Glu-tRNA(Gln) amidotransferase subunit GatE: MSKIFDPRKNYEETKKAIGYVKRKDATQADYDRIGFMSGLEVHQQLKTKEKLFCNCPAGKFQKPDDYHAEIIRHMRPTLSELGEYDGTALMEFKTRKEIVYRLKHETACTYEIDDTPPFKIDREALGIALEISLLSKLNIVGEVHITRKQYLDGSIPTGFQRTAILGVEGEIPLKNKKVRLIQLSIEEDSCREVSDIGHRRIYMTDRLGMPLIETVTYPDMVNPDEVMEAANYIRFLNRSTGKVRVGIGAGREDVNVSCKGGSRVEIKGVAHNKWIPELTHNECFRQWSLLQLRDKLLKSISNIDDWKIKSHEINFKDFNFPYPALRAAWQAEHKIMAIGLPGFNSALSHFTQPGRCFANEISERLKVIACLEHPNMAHSEQFDPEVSIADFNKIGQLLSCNENDAILIIWGPAADMKTALETIEERCKMAFKGIPNETRKSISDGTTIFERVLPGADRMYPDTDSAPIPLESDYIDSLQKQLPVEVIDRYNQLKKWGVPEDCYHYIFRNNLVPIIERIINEFKAEPVFVGTFFGHFLKNIQGRIKPVSEFNYEIIYGLFKFLYNEKINFLFAKEMLPMIYQHPKMEFSGVLDTMKFKKRQEEDICAPVVFLKERFKEVGKNKGETEKANWVMGQLRKQAIGNISLKVLNSYIKNH; encoded by the coding sequence ATGAGCAAAATATTTGATCCCCGAAAAAATTACGAAGAAACCAAAAAAGCCATTGGTTACGTTAAAAGAAAAGATGCAACTCAGGCAGATTACGACAGAATCGGTTTTATGTCAGGACTTGAAGTTCATCAGCAATTAAAAACTAAAGAAAAATTATTTTGTAATTGCCCGGCTGGTAAATTTCAAAAACCGGATGATTATCATGCTGAAATTATCAGACATATGCGTCCAACATTAAGTGAGTTAGGCGAATATGATGGTACTGCATTAATGGAATTTAAAACACGTAAAGAAATTGTTTATCGCTTAAAACACGAAACAGCTTGTACTTACGAAATTGATGATACTCCACCTTTTAAAATTGACAGAGAAGCTTTGGGAATTGCACTCGAAATTTCTTTATTAAGTAAATTAAATATTGTTGGCGAAGTCCATATTACACGTAAACAATATCTTGATGGCAGTATTCCAACCGGATTTCAACGTACTGCAATTCTTGGGGTTGAAGGAGAGATTCCATTAAAAAACAAAAAAGTAAGATTAATTCAATTAAGTATTGAAGAGGATTCCTGCAGAGAAGTATCAGATATTGGTCATCGTAGAATTTACATGACTGATAGACTTGGAATGCCATTGATTGAAACTGTGACTTATCCTGATATGGTTAATCCTGATGAGGTAATGGAAGCTGCAAATTATATCCGCTTTTTAAACAGAAGCACAGGAAAAGTTAGGGTTGGAATTGGTGCTGGTCGCGAAGATGTAAACGTTAGTTGTAAAGGTGGTTCAAGAGTAGAAATTAAGGGAGTTGCTCATAATAAATGGATTCCTGAATTAACACATAATGAATGTTTCAGACAATGGTCTTTACTGCAATTAAGAGATAAATTATTAAAATCAATTTCAAATATCGATGATTGGAAAATTAAGTCACATGAGATAAATTTTAAAGATTTTAATTTTCCTTATCCTGCTTTAAGAGCAGCATGGCAAGCAGAGCATAAAATAATGGCAATTGGTTTACCCGGGTTTAATTCAGCATTGTCACATTTTACTCAACCCGGAAGATGTTTTGCTAATGAAATTTCAGAGCGTTTAAAAGTTATTGCTTGTCTTGAGCATCCAAATATGGCACATAGTGAGCAATTTGATCCGGAGGTAAGTATTGCCGATTTTAATAAAATAGGTCAACTTTTAAGTTGCAATGAAAATGATGCAATTTTAATAATCTGGGGACCAGCCGCAGATATGAAAACTGCGTTGGAAACAATTGAAGAGCGTTGTAAAATGGCATTTAAAGGAATACCTAACGAAACACGAAAGTCAATTAGTGATGGCACAACAATTTTCGAACGAGTACTTCCAGGTGCCGATAGAATGTATCCAGATACTGATTCTGCTCCGATTCCATTGGAAAGTGATTATATTGATAGTTTGCAAAAACAATTACCTGTTGAGGTAATTGACAGATATAATCAATTAAAAAAATGGGGAGTTCCTGAAGATTGTTATCATTATATTTTCAGAAATAATTTAGTTCCTATTATCGAAAGAATAATTAATGAATTTAAAGCTGAGCCAGTTTTTGTAGGAACATTTTTTGGGCATTTCTTAAAAAATATTCAAGGAAGAATTAAACCTGTGTCAGAGTTTAATTATGAAATTATTTATGGTCTTTTTAAATTCCTGTATAACGAAAAAATTAATTTTCTTTTTGCTAAAGAAATGTTACCAATGATTTATCAGCACCCAAAAATGGAATTTTCGGGAGTGTTAGATACAATGAAATTTAAAAAGCGTCAGGAAGAAGATATTTGTGCACCTGTTGTGTTTTTAAAAGAGAGATTTAAAGAAGTTGGCAAAAATAAAGGTGAAACAGAAAAAGCTAATTGGGTAATGGGTCAATTGAGAAAACAAGCAATTGGTAACATTAGTCTGAAAGTATTGAATAGTTATATAAAAAATCATTAA
- the gatD gene encoding Glu-tRNA(Gln) amidotransferase subunit GatD, translated as MSEDFFQGYKGRALELLKKYNVRVWGTAEIETTRGKFAGTVLPRSENDDDLHIVLKIVTGYNIGLDVVTITDMKETGYKKANYKIPEKEFPFTNGFPSVKLIGTGGTIASRLDYRTGAVIPAFSPGELYGAVPELADVCNLTTEKLFAVFSENMGPEQYKKLAIAIGKEIENGIDGIIIGHGTDTLSHTAAALTFMVQNSPVPIVLVGSQRSSDRPSSDAALNLIHAATAAGHGDIAEVMVCMFGPTSDEYGFLHRGTRVRKMHSSYRSTFRTLSDTPLATISKANGVQPIKKEYNHRRKDRNVIIKPYFEDKVSIVYYYPNMQPDIIDSLTDNGYRGIIIAGTGLGHINKPLYPAIERAAKKGVHIFMAVQTLYGFCHMYVYDTGRDLMAKGIVPAENFLPETAYIKLGWVLGQTDDPAEVRRLMMTPINDETTRREPYNGYLVYQGGVPEVEDFLKTFHK; from the coding sequence ATGAGTGAAGATTTTTTTCAAGGATATAAAGGGCGTGCTCTTGAGTTATTAAAAAAATATAATGTAAGAGTTTGGGGTACTGCAGAAATAGAAACTACACGTGGAAAATTTGCAGGAACAGTATTACCTCGTTCAGAAAATGATGATGATTTGCACATTGTTTTGAAAATTGTTACTGGTTATAACATCGGACTTGATGTAGTTACAATAACAGACATGAAGGAAACCGGTTATAAAAAGGCAAATTATAAAATTCCTGAAAAGGAATTTCCATTTACTAATGGTTTTCCATCTGTAAAACTTATTGGTACAGGCGGAACAATAGCATCGCGTTTGGATTATCGAACAGGTGCGGTAATTCCTGCATTCTCACCCGGAGAATTATATGGAGCAGTACCCGAATTGGCAGATGTTTGTAATTTAACAACAGAAAAATTATTTGCTGTTTTCAGCGAAAATATGGGTCCTGAGCAATATAAAAAATTAGCTATTGCAATAGGAAAAGAAATTGAAAACGGTATTGATGGAATTATAATTGGTCATGGAACTGATACCTTAAGTCATACTGCTGCTGCACTAACTTTTATGGTTCAGAATTCTCCAGTGCCTATTGTTTTGGTAGGTTCACAGCGTTCAAGTGACAGACCATCTTCTGATGCTGCTTTAAATTTGATTCATGCTGCAACAGCTGCGGGTCATGGCGATATCGCAGAAGTTATGGTTTGCATGTTCGGTCCGACTTCTGACGAATATGGATTCTTGCATCGTGGTACAAGGGTAAGAAAAATGCATTCATCTTATCGTTCAACATTTAGAACATTAAGTGATACTCCTCTCGCAACAATATCCAAAGCAAATGGGGTTCAGCCAATAAAAAAAGAATATAATCATCGCAGAAAAGATCGTAATGTAATTATTAAGCCATATTTTGAAGATAAAGTAAGCATTGTTTATTATTATCCTAATATGCAACCTGACATTATTGATTCATTAACTGATAATGGATATCGTGGTATTATAATAGCAGGAACTGGCTTGGGTCATATTAACAAACCATTGTATCCAGCAATTGAACGTGCTGCTAAAAAAGGTGTTCATATTTTTATGGCTGTTCAGACTTTATATGGATTCTGCCACATGTATGTTTATGATACCGGTCGTGATTTAATGGCAAAAGGAATTGTTCCTGCTGAGAATTTCTTACCAGAAACTGCTTACATTAAATTGGGTTGGGTACTTGGTCAGACTGATGATCCTGCCGAGGTAAGACGATTGATGATGACACCAATAAATGACGAAACAACAAGACGCGAACCATATAATGGATATTTGGTTTATCAAGGTGGTGTGCCTGAAGTAGAGGATTTTTTAAAGACATTTCATAAATAG
- a CDS encoding CoA pyrophosphatase: MDFIEKLRSELQKPLPGEQSQFEMASGNRVFYKEFEQTEPHRHGSVLICLYLHDAKWSVVFIKRTVGHGPHSGQMAFPGGMVEEEDEDLYATAVREAEEEVGIKKDQIEYVGKLSPLHIPVSNIMVHPYIVSMKGKPVLVGSKDEVEEILETPIEAFLDINNHSSFTFEYKEKTYTSPCFIIYGYRIWGATAMIWNEFLSVYKKIK; this comes from the coding sequence GTGGATTTTATTGAAAAGCTTCGCTCTGAACTTCAAAAGCCATTACCCGGAGAGCAATCTCAGTTTGAAATGGCTTCTGGAAATCGTGTTTTTTATAAGGAATTTGAGCAAACAGAGCCACATCGTCATGGAAGCGTATTAATTTGTCTTTATTTGCACGATGCTAAGTGGTCGGTGGTTTTTATAAAACGAACTGTTGGTCATGGTCCGCATAGTGGTCAAATGGCTTTTCCCGGAGGAATGGTAGAGGAAGAAGATGAGGACTTATATGCAACAGCTGTTCGTGAAGCTGAAGAGGAAGTGGGTATAAAAAAAGATCAGATTGAATATGTTGGAAAACTAAGTCCACTCCATATTCCTGTTAGTAATATCATGGTTCATCCGTATATTGTTAGCATGAAAGGAAAACCAGTTTTAGTTGGAAGCAAAGATGAGGTTGAAGAAATTTTAGAAACACCAATAGAAGCTTTTCTTGACATTAATAATCATTCTTCTTTCACATTTGAATACAAAGAAAAAACATATACATCTCCTTGTTTTATTATTTATGGTTATAGGATTTGGGGAGCCACAGCAATGATCTGGAATGAATTTTTATCTGTTTACAAGAAAATAAAATAA
- the rlmD gene encoding 23S rRNA (uracil(1939)-C(5))-methyltransferase RlmD gives MPRKHTTRQIIENVEIIDVAAEGKAIARIENKVLFVPFVVPGDIVDVLIIKKNKNYLEGKVVKMVKLSELRVDPFCSHFGVCGGCKWQNLPYDKQLFFKNKQVIDQLQRIGKIEIGEILPIISSKKTTNYRNKLEFTFSNKRWLYDGEEELPKPTDYWGAGFHIPGRYDKVLQVDKCYLQEEPSNLIRKEIYSFCVENDIPFFDLRLHTGYVRNLIIRNTLDGQIMIILCLFAENEVWQKMLLSHITDKFPEITSLYIAINPKHNDSLDGITPVLYKGDSYMIESLNGLKFKISPKSFFQTNSTQAGILYNKVLEYAGLTGNEIVYDLYSGTGTIGLYLAKNAKKVVGVEFVEDAVLDARENAMLNGITNSTFYSGDTKEILNEEFILQNGIPDVIVIDPPRNGISKEVVETILKTKPNKIVYVSCNPATQARDLELMNNDYKVVKIQPIDMFPHTHHVENIALLVIR, from the coding sequence ATGCCAAGAAAACACACTACACGACAAATAATTGAAAACGTTGAAATAATTGACGTAGCAGCCGAGGGTAAGGCAATTGCCAGAATCGAAAATAAAGTTTTGTTTGTGCCCTTTGTTGTACCTGGTGATATTGTTGATGTACTTATTATAAAAAAGAATAAAAATTATTTGGAGGGCAAGGTTGTTAAAATGGTAAAACTTTCTGAATTAAGAGTTGATCCTTTTTGCTCACATTTTGGGGTTTGTGGTGGTTGCAAATGGCAGAACTTACCTTATGATAAGCAGTTGTTTTTTAAAAACAAACAAGTAATTGATCAGCTTCAAAGAATAGGTAAAATAGAAATAGGAGAAATATTACCAATTATTTCATCCAAGAAAACAACAAATTACAGAAATAAACTTGAATTTACTTTTTCAAATAAGCGTTGGCTTTATGATGGTGAAGAAGAGCTACCTAAACCAACTGATTATTGGGGAGCCGGATTTCATATACCGGGAAGGTATGATAAAGTACTTCAAGTTGATAAATGTTATTTGCAGGAAGAACCATCAAATCTAATAAGAAAAGAGATTTATTCCTTTTGCGTGGAAAATGATATTCCATTTTTCGATTTAAGATTGCATACTGGATATGTTCGTAATCTGATAATAAGAAATACATTAGATGGTCAGATAATGATAATTCTTTGTTTGTTTGCTGAAAATGAAGTCTGGCAAAAAATGTTGTTATCACATATTACAGATAAATTTCCCGAGATTACATCACTTTATATTGCAATTAATCCAAAGCACAATGATAGTTTGGATGGAATAACTCCCGTTTTATATAAAGGGGATAGTTACATGATTGAAAGTTTAAATGGATTAAAATTTAAAATTAGTCCGAAATCTTTTTTCCAAACAAATTCTACTCAGGCAGGAATACTATATAACAAAGTATTAGAATATGCAGGTTTAACAGGCAATGAAATAGTTTACGACTTATATTCCGGAACTGGAACTATTGGTTTATATCTTGCAAAAAATGCAAAGAAAGTTGTAGGAGTAGAATTTGTTGAGGATGCTGTTTTAGATGCACGTGAGAATGCCATGCTTAATGGAATAACAAATTCTACATTTTATTCAGGTGATACTAAAGAAATATTAAATGAAGAGTTTATTCTGCAAAATGGTATACCTGATGTTATAGTAATTGATCCACCAAGAAATGGAATTAGTAAGGAAGTTGTTGAAACAATACTTAAAACAAAGCCCAATAAAATTGTTTATGTAAGTTGTAATCCAGCTACACAAGCACGTGATTTAGAATTGATGAATAACGATTATAAGGTAGTGAAAATTCAACCGATTGATATGTTTCCTCATACACATCATGTTGAAAACATAGCCCTATTAGTTATTAGATAG